From a single Macrobrachium rosenbergii isolate ZJJX-2024 chromosome 59, ASM4041242v1, whole genome shotgun sequence genomic region:
- the LOC136837606 gene encoding uncharacterized protein produces MRESKLLLICIGAVLLAVCQAGGGGGGFGGGHGGFGGGSFGGGFSGGHGGGSLGHGSFGGHRGGFGGRSFGGGSSGGYGPRGGFSSGGHGDSFGGHEGGFGGGSFGGGFGGRSFGGGSFGGYGSRGRFSSGGHGGQFGGGFSGGHGGGSFGGRSSFSGGGGYGK; encoded by the exons ATGAGAGAATCC aagttACTCCTCATCTGCATTGGGGCTGTCCTCTTGGCTGTCTGCCaggcagggggagggggaggtggattCGGTGGTGGCCATGGAGGATTTGGCGGTGGATCCTTCGGAGGAGGTTTTTCTGGTGGTCATGGAGGTGGGTCCCTAGGCCACGGTTCCTTTGGAGGTCAcagaggaggatttggaggaagGTCCTTTGGAGGAGGTTCCTCTGGAGGATACGGCCCTAGAGGTGGCTTCTCCAGTGGTGGTCACGGAGATTCCTTCGGAGGTCATGAAGGGGGATTTGGAGGAGGGTCCTTCGGAGGAGGCTTTGGGGGAAGGTCCTTTGGAGGAGGATCATTTGGAGGTTATGGCTCTAGAGGTAGATTCTCTAGTGGCGGTCACGGCGGGCAATTTGGAGGAGGCTTCTCCGGCGGTCATGGAGGCGGATCCTTTGGAGGAAGGAGCTCATTCTCCGGTGGTGGTGGATATGGAAAATAG